The following DNA comes from Terriglobia bacterium.
CAAGGACCGATTCGAGGTCGTGTCCTTCTCCAGCCGCAATTTCCTTGTCTCCCCGCGCCAAAATACGAAGCAGTTCCCGGTCCTGCTCGCCCCGCTCGTAGGCCTCCGGACTCTGGATCACCGCCGCGGCCCGACCCCGCTGCGTAACGAAGATGGGCTGCTTGGATTCGCGGACACGCTTGAGCACACTCGCGGCATCCTGGCGTAGATCGGTGATCGGGATAATATGTGGCACCTTGCTCATTTATATCACCTCCGGAGGTACAGTTAAACGTATCATTAATGGTAACAAAGAGCAAGGGGCAGCCGTGGTACGACTTTCGGTGGAGAGTGCCCCTAACGGATTGCGCTTATGCAGCGGGCTGGGGCGGCCACAGTCAAGAAAGACAGTTCCGCCAGAAGTGGCCGCGCCAGCCCGACCGCTTCGAGCGCATGTTAGCCCGCACTTCGCCTTGAATAGAACTGGGCGCGGCGGTCGCCGGCAGAACCTGATCCGCGCCGATCACCTCCGCCGTGCGAAGGGCCTTTCTGGGTTCGGGTTGTTGGACTATCGGGACTGGCCCCGTCGCAGGCTCCATAGTCCGCGCACCGAGAGGATGACGGAGAAGAGCGCGGTCACGCCGAGCGCAAGGAGTGTCCAGATGAAGAAGAAACCCCCGCTGCGGGTAGTCCCGAAGCCGACTCCCGCCCCTCTCATGTGGATGACGGGGACGCCCATCAACAGGAGCGACGCGAGGAGGATGATGACATACCCCGATCGCCGTTCGGCGAGCACGAGCGTTCCGTACAACCAGACGACGCAGATGACCACCGCAAAGAGGTTTGGAAGCCCTCCCGGTGACATTCCGCGGGCGATGTCGTCTGCCAGGTGAAACGTGCCGAAGAGGATCGAGAGCAGAGACGCGATGGTTAACATAACGTTGTGCTTCATTTGGTATTCCCCTTGTTAGATTTGTGTGTGCCTCTCCGTGAGGCACATGACCGGTTGACAGTATACGATTGGAGGGGACAAGGCATTTGCTGATAGGCATTTTCCCTTTTCTGTTTGATGGACTCGACCAGAATTCGTTGACATACGACTGGGATGAGCGGGCTAGCGAGCGAGCAGTGCGTCACCCGACGGTGCGCTCTTGCTCCTAGCGCCGGCCGGGTGCACGCGCGGGTTAGGCCGTCGAACTGTCATTTCACCTGTTTGAGGAATTCTGCGGGGTCCACCTCGGCATCCCTTAGTGCGCCCTTGAGGGTATACCGATCAATTTCATCGTGATACGGAAAGACGATCCTTCTGCCATCCGGATGTTCCATCTTGACGTGACTGCCTTTGTGATGAACATCCTGAAAACCAAGACGCTTTAAGGCGGCCACCACGGCACGACCCGAAAGCAGTGGCAACTTCATAGCGATAGTTCCACAACTTCCTGCGACTTGTCTTGGGTCAAATCGTTCGGCTGAGGCTCTAAATACAGGGCAATCGCCTCTCGAATGTTCTGGAGCGCTTCTTCCCTGTTCTTTCCTTGAGACCAGCAGCTCTTCAGCGAGGGGCAGGTGGCCACAACATAGCCATCTTCTCCCTGCCGGATTACGACCTTAATGATCATCGAGACCTCCATCGTTCGGGAATATCTGCCTGGAGGATACGTGCTGTTGAGGGCAGTGTCAATTCATCGGCCTAACGCCTAGCGCGTCACCCGCCCGGCGCGCTTTTGCTTTTCGCGCCGGTCGGGTGCACGCGCGAGTCAGCGGCCTTGTTGAAACGTGAGGCATAGTAGTCGAGGACGCCTCGAATCATCTTCTGGTACTGTGTCTTATTTTCCTTAGCTACTTGTTTGAAAAACTGAATGCTGGATCGGCTTAGAGCAATTGTGATTTTGACCTTGTCTTCACGGAGAACCAACTGCTCTGGGGAGGGCAGGAAATCATCAATGACCCTCAACTTCCCCAGCGGTTCATCACTGTAGCGAATTCTGTTTTTCATAGATCTTTCTCCCTCTTCTCCAATAGCCCGCCCCGATAATGCGAACCACGTTATGACGAAAGGTGAACCGGACCGTCAAGATCCCGGCATCGACCAATCCCATGCAGTAGTATCTCGCCTCTGTCGCGCTGTGACTCAAGTCTTCGGCAATTACACGGTTCGGATCAAGAAACGCTCGTTGGGCCAACGTAAATGAAACCCCATGCTTTGTTTGGTTCTCCTTATCCTTATCGTCATCCCACTCAAAGCGGACATTTCGCATACATGAGTATAGCGGGATATGGGTAAATGACAATATAATTATATGGCGCACATTGGAGTGCCCCTAACGTATTTTATTCCAATGTGTTACAGAAACAGCGGAACGAAACGAAACAAAGATGCTACAAACCACGCCCCCGTCGCGGCCTAATCCGCGGCGGGTCAAAATGTCCATGCCGGAAGAGCGTCCTGCTACCTCCATTCCCGCACCCGTCCCATTGGCTTTCGCTCTCGGGGACCCTCCCGATGCGACACTGATCCGTGAGATGGCAAGAGATTTTTGAGTTGTGTGGAGTTGGCGCATGGGGAATCACGCTCGTTCACAATGCCAGCCGAACCGGGGGGATGGGACCCTTCAAACACAAAGCCAAAACTCAAGGGGATTATACCCCTCTGAGGACCGACAGACAAGAGAGGGGTCGTTGCCGGAGTAGGTGGGGAAGCGTTCTAGATTTCCATGGTGCAGGAGGAGGGAATTGAACCCTCAAGGATCAAAGATCCGCCAGATTTTGAGTCTGGTGCGTCTGCCAGTTCCGCCACTCCTGCACGCGGAGAAGCAAGAGGCACTATAGCTTAGCCTTCTGACCACTGTCAATTGGAGTTCTCCCCTTCCTTGACTCCCCACTCCCCAAATGCTAATCTA
Coding sequences within:
- a CDS encoding type II toxin-antitoxin system Phd/YefM family antitoxin, whose translation is MSKVPHIIPITDLRQDAASVLKRVRESKQPIFVTQRGRAAAVIQSPEAYERGEQDRELLRILARGDKEIAAGEGHDLESVLAEADALLQED
- a CDS encoding type II toxin-antitoxin system HicA family toxin: MKLPLLSGRAVVAALKRLGFQDVHHKGSHVKMEHPDGRRIVFPYHDEIDRYTLKGALRDAEVDPAEFLKQVK
- a CDS encoding CopG family transcriptional regulator; translated protein: MKNRIRYSDEPLGKLRVIDDFLPSPEQLVLREDKVKITIALSRSSIQFFKQVAKENKTQYQKMIRGVLDYYASRFNKAADSRVHPTGAKSKSAPGG
- a CDS encoding BrnT family toxin; its protein translation is MRNVRFEWDDDKDKENQTKHGVSFTLAQRAFLDPNRVIAEDLSHSATEARYYCMGLVDAGILTVRFTFRHNVVRIIGAGYWRRGRKIYEKQNSLQ
- a CDS encoding type II toxin-antitoxin system HicB family antitoxin, with translation MIKVVIRQGEDGYVVATCPSLKSCWSQGKNREEALQNIREAIALYLEPQPNDLTQDKSQEVVELSL